Proteins from one Telopea speciosissima isolate NSW1024214 ecotype Mountain lineage chromosome 1, Tspe_v1, whole genome shotgun sequence genomic window:
- the LOC122672429 gene encoding cell division cycle 7-related protein kinase-like, giving the protein MQGHVDIANNMITDMNLNYDLRPMTSLLIDLDVGVSSFRLKNNDLGFENECKKLIVQKKLLGLVHTPTVEHSRPIRVTEHEPDLRPVLLSGMENSMLDKDTQMDDMELSSGTNLTVASCPEVDWQYSGSVVGAVTDGNHLCGASGSRLIEDAGIEEGVCGWEEQNISESDAPKEDPENTVPPDNDAQLREIPRKDFKPVNTLNSNTWMTSFRNEQRATLVETQDVFPSPEHAMAPKQRTRSFVKLKTLQKDASTIGSSVLSGSLDYNKVVNSDKQLEKNKRYQMFSSMKQKSKQNRKDKNTKENRADPSLMLPKDHSEPVTLPNFESFIIEEEEGSGGYGTVYRARRKDDGKLFAIKYPHANAHTHHVKNELKMLERFGGRNFVIKYEGSFKNGNSECFLLEHVEHDRPEVLKREIDIFQLQWYGYCMFQALASLHKQGIVHRDVKPGNFLFSRKLNKGYLIDFNLAVDIQQKYGHSSKSKTRHNTNFNYVPIPSTKSVLTTKGRKVLSGRVWEAVNQEAAKDNKTSLGPKNVKKRADVSNPKAYLELSNKTTFRSQGADGSGITSTKDATSTRTPSAERLREPLPCQGRKELISLVQAAMKSPNHDAVRVTGSQRKRVAAPLGKVEGKLFYPTPMPLHSTGVAVAGAGLLKNKGDGKYKKEGPCVGTKGFRAPEVLFRSPHQGFKVDVWSAGVTLLYLMIGRTPFVGDPEQNIKDIAKLRGSEDIWEVAKLHDRESSFPVELLDIQALPSMGLREWCEVNTKRPDFLELIPRSLIDLVDKCLMVNPRLRISAEEALRHEFFASCHENLRKQRLLRRGLSLDSESPRQH; this is encoded by the exons ATGCAGGGACATGTTGATATCGCAAACAATATGATCACAGACATGAATCTGAATTATGACTTGCGGCCTATGACCTCCTTGCTTATTGATTTGGATGTTGGGGTTTCAAGTTTTAGGTTGAAGAACAATGATTTAGGATTTGAAAATGAATGCAAGAAATTAATTGTGCAGAAAAAGTTACTTGGACTTGTACATACACCCACTGTCGAACATAGTAGGCCTATAAGAGTTACAGAACATGAGCCTGATCTGCGACCAGTTCTGCTATCAGGTATGGAGAACTCTATGTTAGATAAGGACACTCAAATGGATGACATGGAGTTAAGCAGTGGAACGAATTTAACTGTAGCATCTTGTCCAGAAGTAGATTGGCAATACAGCGGTTCAGTTGTGGGGGCTGTTACTGACGGTAATCATCTTTGTGGAGCTTCTGGAAGCAGACTAATTGAAGATGCAGGGATTGAGGAGGGGGTTTGTGGCTGGGAAGAGCAAAATATTAGTGAATCTGATGCTCCCAAAGAAGATCCAGAAAACACTGTCCCACCAGATAATGATGCTCAACTGAGGGAAATTCCCAGAAAGGATTTCAAACCAGTGAACACATTGAACAGTAATACTTGGATGACATCTTTTAGAAATGAGCAAAGAGCTACTCTGGTGGAAACCCAGGATGTTTTTCCATCACCTGAGCATGCTATGGCCCCAAAGCAGCGAACAAGATCCTTTGTCAAGCTAAAAACTCTGCAAAAAGATGCTTCTACTATAGGATCATCCGTTCTTTCTGGATCATTAGACTATAATAAAGTTGTTAACTCTGATAAGCAGCTGGAGAAAAATAAGAGATATCAAATGTTTAGCTCCATGAAACAGAAGTCAAAGCAGAATCGTAAAGACAAGAATACCAAAGAAAACAGGGCTGATCCCTCCTTAATGTTACCCAAG GATCATTCAGAGCCAGTAACACTACCAAACTTTGAATCCTTCatcatagaggaagaagaagggtcag GTGGCTATGGCACTGTTTACAGGGCTCGGAGAAAGGATGATGGAAAACTTTTTGCTATTAAAT ATCCTCATGCAAATGCTCACACACATCATGTGAAGAATGAGCTGAAAATGTTGGAGCGATTTGG GGGTAGGAACTTTGTGATCAAGTACGAGGGCTCTTTCAAGAACGGCAACTCAGAGTGCTTTCTTCTGGAGCATGTTGAGCATGACAGACCTGAG GTgctgaagagagaaatagatatATTTCAGCTCCAGTGGTATGGTTATTGTATGTTCCAAGCCCTAGCAAGTCTGCATAAACAG GGAATAGTGCATAGAGATGTCAAGCCTGGGAATTTCCTTTTCTCCCGTAAGCTAAACAAAGGTTACCTCATTGACTTTAACCTAGCCGTG GATATACAGCAGAAGTATGGCCACAGCA GCAAATCAAAGACAAGACATAATACAAACTTCAACTATGTTCCTATTCCCAGTACCAAATCTGTTTTAACTACAAAAGGTAGGAAAGTGCTGAGTGGTAGAGTCTGGGAAGCTGTCAATCAGGAGGCAGCCAAGGATAACAAGACATCTCTTGGACCCAAAAATGTGAAAAAGAGAGCTGATGTTAGTAATCCAAAGGCCTACCTTGAGTTGAGCAACAAAACTACATTCAGAAGCCAAGGTGCAGATGGCTCTGGAATAACCTCAACCAAGGATGCAACAAGCACTAGAACTCCTTCGGCAGAGAGGTTGAGGGAACCTCTTCCAtgccaaggaaggaaggaactGATCAGTTTGGTGCAGGCGGCAATGAAAAGTCCAAATCATGATGCAGTTCGTGTTACAGGTTCTCAAAGGAAGAGGGTAGCTGCTCCTCTtgggaaagtggaaggcaaacTTTTTTACCCGACTCCAATGCCACTTCATTCTACTGGTGTTGCTGTTGCTGGTGCTGGCCTATTAAAGAATAAAG GGgatggaaaatacaaaaaagaaggTCCTTGTGTTGGAACTAAGGGTTTCCGGGCTCCAGAG GTCTTGTTCAGATCTCCTCATCAAGGTTTCAAAGTTGATGTTTGGTCTGCCGGGGTAACCCTACTTTACCTGATGATTGGAAGAACACCATTTGTTGGGGACCCTGAACA GAACATAAAGGATATTGCGAAGTTGAGGGGTAGCGAAGATATATGGGAAGTAGCCAAGTTGCACGACCGTGAATCCTCATTCCCTGTG GAACTGTTAGATATACAGGCTTTACCGTCAATGGGACTGCGAGAGTGGTGTGAAGTGAACACAAAGAGACCAGACTTCCTTGAGCTAATCCCCAGATCACTAATTGATCTAGTGGACAAGTGCTTGATGGTGAACCCAAGACTGAGGATCAGTGCAGAAGAAGCTTTGAGACATGAGTTTTTTGCCTCATGCCATGAGAATTTGAGGAAGCAGAGGCTTCTCAGGCGGGGGCTTAGCTTGGACTCAGAAAGCCCCCGCCAACACTAA
- the LOC122672445 gene encoding uncharacterized protein LOC122672445 isoform X1 → MVAFLSDSEQCCGSEADREKAWHLLAVLLSIGRPARLAELSARCTLFHASPDFVQFLCLIPHSPLFLTGDLFVTISLAAFLAFEEFVSKALDGFVPWVTLRVFESRRITNSVVQTYFRKRKGPETISVLLPDSKRRLLLPSENDENNKISFALANRITCDSAEVLILFLTNLFLNYLFLWLIRRYYFFPINFIFFPVYDSIYLSDATLLISIALALVLVCFLGAYYP, encoded by the exons ATGGTGGCTTTCTTAAGCGACTCGGAGCAGTGTTGTGGGAGCGAAGCAGACAGAGAGAAAGCGTGGCATCTACTGGCGGTTTTATTAAGCATAGGACGTCCAGCTCGTCTTGCGGAACTCTCCGCCAGATGTACTCTGTTCCACGCATCGCCTGATTTTGTCCAATTCCTCTGCTTGATCCCTCATTCGCCTCTGTTCTTGACGGGTGATCTGTTTGTCACAATCTCTTTGGCTGCCTTCTTGgcttttgaagaatttgtatCTAAGGCTCTTGATGGCTTTGTTCCTTGGGTCACGCTTAGGGTTTTTGAATCGAGAAGAATAACGAACAGTGTTGTCCAAACGTATTTTCGTAAACGGAAGGGACCAGAAACTATTTCTGTACTGCTTCCCGATTCGAAAAGGAGATTACTTTTGCCTTCTGAAAATG atgaaaacaataaaatttcGTTCGCTTTGGCAAATAGGATCACATGCGATTCTGCTGAGGTATTAATTTTATTCTTGACCAATTTGTTCCTGAATTACCTTTTCCTTTGGCTTATTCGTAGGTATTATTTTTTCCCtatcaatttcattttttttcctgtttatgATTCAATCTATTTGAGTGATGCAACCTTACTGATTTCCATAGCTTTGGCTCTAGTGCTTGTATGCTTCTTAGGAGCTTACTATCCTTAA
- the LOC122672445 gene encoding uncharacterized protein LOC122672445 isoform X2, whose product MVAFLSDSEQCCGSEADREKAWHLLAVLLSIGRPARLAELSARCTLFHASPDFVQFLCLIPHSPLFLTGDLFVTISLAAFLAFEEFVSKALDGFVPWVTLRVFESRRITNSVVQTYFRKRKGPETISVLLPDSKRRLLLPSENDEL is encoded by the exons ATGGTGGCTTTCTTAAGCGACTCGGAGCAGTGTTGTGGGAGCGAAGCAGACAGAGAGAAAGCGTGGCATCTACTGGCGGTTTTATTAAGCATAGGACGTCCAGCTCGTCTTGCGGAACTCTCCGCCAGATGTACTCTGTTCCACGCATCGCCTGATTTTGTCCAATTCCTCTGCTTGATCCCTCATTCGCCTCTGTTCTTGACGGGTGATCTGTTTGTCACAATCTCTTTGGCTGCCTTCTTGgcttttgaagaatttgtatCTAAGGCTCTTGATGGCTTTGTTCCTTGGGTCACGCTTAGGGTTTTTGAATCGAGAAGAATAACGAACAGTGTTGTCCAAACGTATTTTCGTAAACGGAAGGGACCAGAAACTATTTCTGTACTGCTTCCCGATTCGAAAAGGAGATTACTTTTGCCTTCTGAAAATG ATGAACTGTAA